A part of Curtobacterium sp. MCLR17_036 genomic DNA contains:
- a CDS encoding ABC transporter substrate-binding protein: protein MKHARTTLAVVSGAAAIALVLSGCSAGGSADTDGPVTLKVWTGFTGGDRPGYATIVKDFEKTHPKIKVDMTVQPWDTIQQKLPSAWLTGQGPDVAAVSSDPNAVAQYVKTNSVLPITMTGSGDGKINTSDFAPGTVEEFTYDGKLYGVPANFATLSLYYNKKLFEDAGIAKPPTTVQELAADAKQLTTDGKYGIALADNQTIQMWPVLQWLEGGDVVTSKGCSAVQTSASRQGLETWGDLVAKDKVSPVGLTGAEADSLFSAGKAAMEINGPWAASGYKSAGIDLGIVKVPVGVDGKSSTLGSIAPLSISAKTKYPEQAQQFLAYWTSKTAQQKFSLQTGFPPLRTDLSDDAKLQADPTVSVFASQVGDARLYLPHVPDATKVDSDAYVPMIGKITRGTSVADATKEAAQTIDGLTGCSK, encoded by the coding sequence ATGAAGCACGCACGCACGACCCTCGCGGTCGTCTCCGGTGCCGCCGCCATCGCCCTCGTCCTGTCCGGCTGCTCGGCCGGCGGGTCCGCGGACACCGACGGACCCGTCACCCTCAAGGTCTGGACCGGGTTCACCGGTGGCGACCGCCCCGGCTACGCCACGATCGTCAAGGACTTCGAGAAGACCCACCCGAAGATCAAGGTCGACATGACCGTCCAGCCGTGGGACACGATCCAGCAGAAGCTGCCGTCGGCCTGGCTCACCGGGCAGGGCCCCGACGTCGCGGCGGTGTCGAGCGACCCGAACGCCGTCGCGCAGTACGTGAAGACGAACTCGGTGCTGCCGATCACGATGACGGGCAGCGGCGACGGCAAGATCAACACGTCCGACTTCGCGCCGGGGACCGTCGAGGAGTTCACCTACGACGGCAAGCTCTACGGCGTCCCGGCCAACTTCGCGACGCTCAGCCTGTACTACAACAAGAAGCTCTTCGAGGACGCCGGCATCGCGAAGCCGCCGACGACCGTGCAGGAGCTGGCGGCCGACGCGAAGCAGCTCACCACCGATGGCAAGTACGGCATCGCGCTCGCGGACAACCAGACGATCCAGATGTGGCCGGTCCTGCAGTGGCTCGAGGGCGGCGACGTCGTCACGAGCAAGGGCTGCAGCGCGGTGCAGACGAGCGCCTCGCGCCAGGGCCTCGAGACCTGGGGCGACCTGGTCGCGAAGGACAAGGTCAGCCCGGTCGGCCTCACCGGCGCCGAGGCCGACTCGCTGTTCTCGGCCGGCAAGGCCGCGATGGAGATCAACGGGCCGTGGGCGGCCTCCGGGTACAAGTCGGCCGGCATCGACCTCGGCATCGTGAAGGTGCCGGTCGGCGTCGACGGCAAGTCGTCGACGCTCGGCTCGATCGCGCCGCTGTCGATCTCGGCGAAGACGAAGTACCCGGAGCAGGCGCAGCAGTTCCTGGCGTACTGGACGTCGAAGACCGCGCAGCAGAAGTTCTCGCTGCAGACCGGATTCCCGCCGCTCCGCACCGATCTGTCGGACGACGCGAAGCTGCAGGCCGACCCGACGGTGTCGGTCTTCGCCAGCCAGGTCGGGGACGCCCGCCTGTACCTGCCGCACGTGCCGGACGCCACCAAGGTCGACTCCGACGCCTACGTCCCGATGATCGGCAAGATCACCCGCGGCACCTCCGTCGCGGACGCGACGAAGGAAGCCGCGCAGACCATCGACGGCCTGACCGGTTGCAGCAAGTGA
- a CDS encoding carbohydrate ABC transporter permease — protein MSTDALTRRPSETEPTRASRPTTDHRRRRHGRQSGLVVTGSVLKWVYLGIGLVFALVPFVWMVSGSFRSEADLFGHPASLFPTSVTLHGYQGVWSQLPFLRLLLNSFVFTVVTTVLTLLFDSMCAYALARMRFVGRNVAFVLVIATLMVPFQVTLIPVFVELFHLGWLNTYQGLIIPRATSAFGIFLFRQFFIDIPPELDEAARIDGAGHWRIYWQVILPLAKPAIATVAVLNGMALWNDLLWPLVISTSNDMLTLPAGLTLFGGAHVTDHAVLLAGAVISLLPIAVGFFFAQKYFVAGVATSGLK, from the coding sequence ATGTCGACTGACGCGCTCACCCGGCGACCGTCCGAGACGGAGCCGACCCGTGCCTCCCGGCCGACCACCGACCACCGACGGCGGCGACACGGTCGCCAGAGCGGCCTCGTCGTCACCGGCTCCGTCCTGAAGTGGGTGTACCTCGGCATCGGACTCGTGTTCGCGCTCGTGCCGTTCGTCTGGATGGTGAGCGGGTCGTTCCGCTCCGAGGCGGACCTGTTCGGCCACCCCGCCTCGCTGTTCCCGACCAGCGTCACGCTGCACGGGTACCAGGGGGTGTGGTCGCAGCTGCCGTTCCTGCGGCTCCTGCTCAACTCGTTCGTCTTCACGGTCGTGACCACCGTGCTGACGCTGCTCTTCGACTCGATGTGCGCCTACGCGCTCGCGCGGATGCGGTTCGTCGGCCGGAACGTCGCGTTCGTGCTCGTCATCGCGACGCTCATGGTGCCGTTCCAGGTGACGCTCATCCCGGTCTTCGTGGAGCTGTTCCACCTCGGCTGGCTGAACACCTACCAGGGGCTCATCATCCCGCGGGCCACCTCGGCCTTCGGCATCTTCCTGTTCCGGCAGTTCTTCATCGACATCCCCCCGGAGCTCGACGAGGCCGCGCGCATCGACGGTGCCGGGCACTGGCGGATCTACTGGCAGGTCATCCTGCCGCTGGCGAAGCCCGCGATCGCGACCGTGGCGGTCCTCAACGGCATGGCGCTGTGGAACGACCTGCTCTGGCCGCTCGTCATCAGCACCTCGAACGACATGCTCACCCTGCCGGCCGGGCTGACGCTCTTCGGCGGAGCCCACGTGACGGACCACGCCGTCCTGCTCGCCGGGGCCGTGATCTCGCTGCTGCCGATCGCCGTCGGGTTCTTCTTCGCGCAGAAGTACTTCGTCGCCGGCGTCGCGACGTCCGGGCTGAAGTGA
- a CDS encoding RelA/SpoT domain-containing protein: MTYERDLKEVVSPLLSDYVISGRVKTARSLIRKARADPSNPRSWTSIQDKIGLRIICSTKEDVRSADRLIERGPWRILERTVKRGKHDQLFYPGIHFILSAGTVVDDKEELILAEVQLRTRAQDAWSVVSHKLLYKGLVKPPSGMRRVIDRLTVLVELFDDEVQRMIRKRRKLPMYRPALALEALEQEYEVLSGEITTPSVDVVLMNLLLSAYPSDADRVEDLVHIFCELNRSRISRLLKQHAPEAADYVDSRDWLYSQPEILAVLERAESKPYLLANAIANTDFEDVIRKSCVSAGVVLPRDA; this comes from the coding sequence GTGACCTACGAGCGGGACCTCAAGGAGGTCGTGTCTCCACTCCTGAGCGACTACGTGATATCAGGGAGAGTGAAGACAGCCCGCAGCCTCATCCGGAAGGCACGTGCGGACCCGTCGAACCCCCGTTCTTGGACCTCTATCCAGGATAAAATTGGTCTAAGAATTATCTGCTCGACGAAGGAGGACGTTCGCTCCGCAGATCGGCTCATAGAGCGAGGTCCATGGCGCATCCTTGAACGTACCGTCAAGCGAGGCAAGCACGACCAGCTGTTTTATCCCGGTATCCACTTTATCTTGTCGGCAGGGACTGTTGTCGATGACAAGGAGGAGCTGATCCTGGCTGAGGTGCAGCTACGAACTCGTGCTCAGGATGCATGGTCAGTGGTGTCGCATAAGCTGCTGTACAAAGGGCTTGTGAAACCTCCCAGCGGGATGCGGCGAGTGATTGACAGGCTTACCGTTCTTGTCGAACTGTTTGACGACGAGGTTCAGCGGATGATTCGCAAGAGGAGGAAGCTGCCTATGTACAGGCCGGCGCTCGCTCTCGAAGCGCTGGAACAGGAGTACGAGGTTCTGAGTGGGGAGATCACAACCCCTTCCGTGGACGTAGTATTGATGAATCTCCTGTTGAGCGCATATCCATCGGACGCCGACCGTGTCGAAGATCTGGTGCACATATTTTGTGAGTTGAATAGATCCAGGATCAGTCGGTTGCTGAAGCAGCATGCCCCCGAGGCTGCGGATTATGTGGACTCGCGCGACTGGCTTTACTCGCAGCCCGAGATTCTTGCTGTCCTTGAACGAGCGGAATCGAAGCCATATTTGCTTGCCAATGCAATCGCCAACACCGACTTTGAAGATGTGATCAGAAAATCGTGCGTAAGCGCGGGTGTCGTTCTGCCTCGAGACGCGTGA
- a CDS encoding GNAT family protein gives MRTTPWPARSGALVLREPRPGDAAQLVALRNDPVANRFMLRTHVDPDAYAREWASIPDSDTDYSCTAELDGRLAGLGFLDVTDGLGQPGMPQHTQGVIGYMLRPDLVGRGLGTALARGLLTAAFDVLRLRRVTASCNADNIASVRVLEKIGMRREHHGIEDSWHADLGWVDGYQYAVLDREWAAARPVR, from the coding sequence GTGCGCACCACTCCTTGGCCCGCTCGGAGCGGGGCTCTCGTCCTCCGCGAGCCTCGCCCCGGTGACGCAGCCCAGCTCGTCGCCCTGCGGAACGACCCGGTCGCCAACCGCTTCATGCTCCGCACGCACGTCGACCCGGACGCGTACGCCAGGGAGTGGGCGAGCATCCCCGACAGCGACACCGACTACTCGTGCACCGCCGAGCTGGACGGTCGGCTCGCCGGCCTGGGGTTCCTCGACGTCACCGACGGACTCGGGCAACCAGGGATGCCGCAGCACACGCAGGGCGTCATCGGCTACATGCTGCGACCCGACCTCGTCGGACGAGGACTGGGAACCGCCCTGGCGCGCGGTCTGCTGACCGCAGCGTTCGACGTGCTCCGGCTCCGGCGCGTCACAGCGAGCTGCAACGCAGACAACATCGCCTCAGTCCGGGTCCTCGAGAAGATCGGCATGCGACGCGAGCACCACGGCATCGAGGACTCCTGGCACGCCGACCTCGGCTGGGTCGACGGCTACCAGTACGCCGTCCTCGACCGCGAGTGGGCCGCCGCGCGACCTGTCCGCTGA
- a CDS encoding sugar ABC transporter permease, translating to MAPSLLILGVFVVFPILRSLYYSFFDWTVGAVSQQFVGFGNYVQLAHDPQFWNALRVTLEYTVVSVVLLVVLGFVAALLLQWDTLLNRIVRSVFFFPTIVSLVTIGLVWKFLLDPDIGLVGGITALLGLPSVAWLQSTSLALPTVILVSVWKSIGFAMILFIAGLKGVPAERYEAAELDGANRWQTTWRITLPSIRPTLLFTSMILTIQSFQVFDLVYVMTGGGPVFATDSLVNLLYRDGFVDYQTGYASAISWVLFVIIMLISVLQLRLFRYDDVD from the coding sequence ATGGCCCCGTCGCTGCTCATCCTCGGCGTGTTCGTCGTCTTCCCGATCCTGCGCTCGCTGTACTACTCGTTCTTCGACTGGACGGTCGGTGCGGTCTCGCAGCAGTTCGTCGGCTTCGGCAACTACGTGCAGCTCGCCCACGACCCGCAGTTCTGGAACGCCCTGCGCGTCACGCTCGAGTACACGGTCGTCTCCGTCGTCCTGCTCGTGGTGCTCGGCTTCGTCGCCGCGCTCCTGCTGCAGTGGGACACGCTGCTCAACCGGATCGTCCGGTCGGTGTTCTTCTTCCCGACGATCGTGTCGCTCGTCACCATCGGCCTGGTCTGGAAGTTCCTGCTCGACCCCGACATCGGGCTCGTCGGGGGCATCACCGCCCTGCTCGGGCTGCCGAGCGTCGCCTGGCTGCAGTCGACCTCGCTCGCCCTGCCGACCGTGATCCTGGTCTCGGTGTGGAAGAGCATCGGCTTCGCGATGATCCTGTTCATCGCCGGGCTCAAGGGCGTGCCGGCGGAACGCTACGAGGCCGCCGAGCTCGACGGCGCGAACCGCTGGCAGACCACCTGGCGGATCACGCTGCCGAGCATCCGGCCGACGCTGCTCTTCACGTCGATGATCCTGACGATCCAGTCGTTCCAGGTGTTCGACCTCGTCTACGTCATGACCGGCGGCGGCCCCGTGTTCGCCACCGACTCCCTCGTGAACCTGCTCTACCGCGACGGGTTCGTCGACTACCAGACCGGCTACGCGTCGGCGATCTCCTGGGTCCTCTTCGTGATCATCATGCTCATCTCCGTCCTGCAGCTCCGACTCTTCCGGTACGACGATGTCGACTGA
- a CDS encoding MarR family transcriptional regulator: protein MPAAPSGTSRDDDRLLDDAVAAFYAAQVEHAHLIQHLAVAHGLNPVDLRALKFLGALDEDRTPKELGTYLEMGTGAVTALLDRLTRRGFLDRVRNPDDRRSVRIELSANGFAIVGALRSAYREALQRSLPRESTEMFIDFSGRVATAFADIAVEDQQ, encoded by the coding sequence ATGCCTGCCGCCCCGTCCGGGACATCCCGCGATGACGACCGCCTGCTCGACGACGCCGTGGCTGCCTTCTACGCAGCCCAGGTGGAGCACGCCCACCTCATCCAGCACCTGGCGGTCGCGCACGGCTTGAACCCGGTCGACCTGCGAGCGCTGAAGTTCCTGGGTGCGCTCGACGAGGACCGCACCCCGAAGGAGCTCGGCACCTACCTCGAGATGGGGACCGGTGCCGTCACCGCCCTGCTGGACCGGCTGACGCGACGAGGCTTCCTCGACCGGGTCCGCAACCCCGACGACCGGCGCAGCGTCCGGATCGAGCTGTCCGCGAACGGCTTCGCGATCGTGGGCGCCCTGCGCTCGGCGTACCGCGAGGCACTGCAGCGCTCACTGCCGCGGGAGAGCACGGAGATGTTCATCGACTTCTCCGGCCGGGTCGCCACCGCGTTCGCCGACATCGCCGTCGAGGACCAGCAGTAA
- a CDS encoding LacI family DNA-binding transcriptional regulator: MPKSVTLKDVAAAVGVTSAAASMALSGHERISERTRAAVKQAADELGYVPSSAGRALRSQRADAVALIVPNSSTHVFGHLYFMHVLTGMSTAANAHDAQVIVSTNADTSSGSVAYERVMRSRTADGAIVTSAAIDDDHVQTLVASGLPVVLIGNYPHLDRAVSVGIDDVAATERLVEHLVTVHGRRRLLHVTGTLDHQTGIDRRDGFLRAADEHGLTDVTVVEGDLSEASGAAAVEQALASGADHDGIVFANDDMAVGGLRVLRRAGVRVPEDVSVVGFDDFGLARVTTPGITTVRVPAEEMGRIATERLFDLVDRRTPSTTGQHTELPVEVVLRGSCGCDDDREQPTG; this comes from the coding sequence GTGCCGAAGTCCGTGACCCTGAAGGACGTGGCCGCTGCGGTCGGCGTCACCTCGGCCGCCGCGAGCATGGCGCTGTCCGGCCACGAGCGGATCAGCGAACGGACCCGGGCCGCCGTCAAGCAGGCGGCCGACGAGCTCGGGTACGTGCCGAGCTCCGCCGGTCGGGCGCTCCGCAGCCAGCGCGCCGACGCCGTGGCGCTCATCGTGCCGAACTCGTCGACCCACGTGTTCGGCCACCTGTACTTCATGCACGTCCTGACCGGCATGTCGACCGCGGCGAACGCGCACGACGCCCAGGTGATCGTCTCGACGAACGCCGACACGTCCTCGGGCAGCGTCGCCTACGAGCGCGTCATGCGGTCGCGGACGGCCGACGGCGCGATCGTCACGAGCGCCGCGATCGACGACGACCACGTGCAGACGCTCGTCGCGAGCGGGCTGCCCGTGGTGCTCATCGGCAACTACCCGCACCTCGACCGGGCGGTCTCCGTCGGCATCGACGACGTCGCGGCGACCGAGCGACTCGTCGAGCACCTGGTCACCGTGCACGGCCGCCGCCGGCTGCTGCACGTCACCGGCACGCTCGACCACCAGACCGGCATCGACCGTCGCGACGGGTTCCTCCGCGCGGCGGACGAGCACGGTCTGACCGACGTCACGGTGGTCGAGGGCGACCTGTCCGAGGCCTCCGGTGCCGCGGCGGTCGAACAGGCCCTCGCGAGCGGGGCCGACCACGACGGCATCGTCTTCGCCAACGACGACATGGCCGTCGGGGGCCTCCGGGTCCTGCGTCGCGCGGGTGTCCGCGTCCCCGAGGACGTCTCGGTCGTCGGCTTCGACGACTTCGGCCTCGCCCGCGTGACGACCCCCGGCATCACCACCGTCCGCGTGCCCGCCGAGGAGATGGGACGCATCGCCACCGAGCGCCTCTTCGACCTCGTCGACCGTCGGACCCCCAGCACGACCGGGCAGCACACCGAGCTGCCCGTCGAGGTCGTCCTCCGCGGATCCTGCGGGTGCGACGACGACCGCGAGCAGCCGACCGGCTGA
- a CDS encoding BLUF domain-containing protein: MLSLIYSSLATRHLEDDDLAALLAQSRRANAENDITGVLLFRNGYFLQLLEGPDQAVRDKMATIKHDDRHTKVSVLVEELVEERQFPEWTMGFPAEDSDVEQAPGYRTTFDDLDAAGGAQVSSLPALRELIRWFRPAAG; encoded by the coding sequence ATGCTGTCCCTCATCTACTCGAGCCTCGCCACCCGACACCTCGAGGACGACGACCTCGCCGCCCTGCTCGCACAGAGCCGACGCGCGAACGCCGAGAACGACATCACCGGCGTCCTGCTGTTCCGCAACGGCTACTTCCTGCAGCTGCTCGAGGGGCCGGACCAGGCCGTCCGCGACAAGATGGCGACCATCAAGCACGACGACCGGCACACCAAGGTCTCCGTCCTGGTCGAGGAACTCGTCGAGGAACGACAGTTCCCGGAGTGGACGATGGGCTTCCCCGCCGAGGACTCCGACGTCGAGCAGGCCCCGGGCTACCGGACCACCTTCGACGACCTCGACGCCGCCGGCGGCGCCCAGGTGAGCTCCCTGCCGGCGCTGCGCGAACTCATCCGGTGGTTCCGGCCGGCGGCGGGCTGA
- a CDS encoding nucleoid-associated protein codes for MPTVEPLTLQQTMLHEIPRGRRQDKGGAEPLYSSAPTPLNPATDRFIREEMLQPAFAFAREIVATDTYGSPVPALVRAALQNPDLLADNSKQIADWMHRKQTNGSSAGVFLAALAKASAGDRFVILKAEHQEGVRLNHETNGENVVFEVEHLTELIMGQNSRVYKIGLFWVDAQDQLVGLMVDKQNGVSFADYFLQQFLGCELKHRAEVQTEEFVKAVTNFINTPGMPEEKRARYATAAVAVLESPSGQLTPSSFISEFMDAEDRDTFSQSLPSQIRSSTFTKDTRLVRSQIGGLKVKTSSGVTITASSEAMQNGTVIVDPTSEDGPRIIVKGEADSYRLSRPPA; via the coding sequence GTGCCGACTGTAGAACCACTAACTCTTCAGCAGACAATGCTGCATGAGATCCCTCGCGGTCGCCGGCAGGACAAGGGCGGGGCTGAGCCGTTGTATTCCTCCGCTCCGACGCCGCTGAACCCCGCGACGGATCGCTTCATCCGGGAGGAGATGCTGCAGCCAGCATTCGCGTTCGCACGAGAGATTGTCGCAACCGACACGTACGGCAGCCCGGTACCAGCTCTGGTGCGAGCTGCACTTCAAAATCCTGACCTCCTTGCGGACAACTCGAAGCAAATTGCCGATTGGATGCATCGCAAGCAGACGAATGGTAGCTCTGCTGGCGTATTTCTGGCAGCTCTCGCTAAAGCTAGCGCTGGTGATCGTTTCGTCATTCTGAAGGCCGAACACCAGGAAGGCGTTCGCTTGAACCATGAGACGAACGGCGAGAATGTTGTTTTCGAGGTTGAACATCTCACTGAACTCATTATGGGGCAGAACTCTCGCGTCTATAAGATCGGGTTGTTTTGGGTTGATGCTCAGGATCAGCTTGTTGGTCTGATGGTAGATAAGCAAAATGGCGTTTCTTTTGCGGACTACTTTCTGCAGCAATTTCTTGGCTGTGAACTAAAGCATCGAGCAGAAGTGCAGACAGAAGAGTTTGTGAAGGCCGTTACCAATTTCATCAACACGCCCGGAATGCCGGAGGAGAAGCGTGCGCGGTATGCAACGGCGGCCGTCGCCGTGCTCGAAAGCCCTTCTGGTCAACTAACCCCGAGTTCCTTCATTTCAGAATTCATGGATGCCGAAGACCGGGATACTTTCTCCCAGAGTCTTCCGAGTCAGATTCGTTCGTCGACCTTCACAAAAGATACTCGATTGGTGAGGAGCCAGATTGGGGGCTTGAAAGTGAAGACTTCGTCAGGTGTGACGATCACTGCTTCCAGCGAGGCCATGCAGAACGGAACTGTGATCGTTGACCCGACTTCGGAGGACGGTCCCCGAATCATCGTGAAGGGCGAGGCGGACTCCTACCGCCTGTCACGTCCGCCAGCGTGA
- a CDS encoding signal peptidase I gives MRSSSWIRFAAVLTARGVIAALLGLLFWAVAPMLLGWHSTTVMTGSMEPSLHVGDVVVSKTVTPHELRKGQVLLFADPDHVGTLRMHRFDTLNDDGTLTTKGDANPAADSTPVTRSAVLGVGYLRVPLIGTPVRWAADGDAGALVALGAALLALAALAVTPAVADGRTPTGPTAGRARHRAAPRRPRTTVAVAFAIAAAVGALALPAPAAAASFAASTAAPTGSLTAATATPVSALTCTSNPDGSVTIGWAYAGAAPERFTTLVDGQATATAAPATRSTTLSSRDLFTWRTSTVSVRTDLTPAWTATSDSTVRIVTVKFLGFGRSSCG, from the coding sequence ATGCGATCGTCGTCCTGGATCCGCTTCGCGGCGGTGCTCACCGCGCGCGGCGTCATCGCGGCCCTGCTCGGGCTGCTGTTCTGGGCGGTGGCGCCGATGCTGCTCGGTTGGCACAGCACGACGGTGATGACCGGGTCGATGGAACCCTCCCTGCACGTCGGCGACGTCGTCGTCAGCAAGACGGTCACCCCGCACGAGCTCCGCAAGGGCCAGGTGCTCCTGTTCGCCGACCCCGACCACGTCGGCACCCTGCGGATGCACCGCTTCGACACCCTGAACGACGATGGCACGCTCACGACCAAGGGCGACGCGAACCCCGCCGCCGACTCCACCCCCGTCACTCGCTCCGCCGTGCTCGGTGTGGGGTACCTGCGCGTGCCGCTGATCGGGACGCCGGTCCGCTGGGCCGCCGACGGTGACGCCGGCGCGCTCGTCGCCCTCGGTGCAGCACTCCTCGCCCTGGCCGCCCTCGCGGTCACCCCCGCCGTCGCCGACGGGCGGACGCCCACCGGGCCCACGGCCGGACGTGCCCGACACCGCGCGGCACCGCGACGACCGCGGACGACGGTCGCCGTGGCGTTCGCGATCGCCGCTGCGGTCGGAGCGCTGGCGCTGCCCGCTCCGGCGGCCGCAGCGAGCTTCGCCGCGAGCACCGCCGCACCCACGGGCAGCCTCACCGCAGCGACGGCGACACCCGTCAGTGCGCTGACGTGCACCTCGAACCCGGACGGGTCCGTCACCATCGGCTGGGCCTACGCCGGAGCCGCTCCCGAACGCTTCACCACGCTCGTCGACGGACAGGCCACCGCGACGGCTGCCCCCGCGACACGATCCACCACGCTCAGCTCCCGGGACCTCTTCACCTGGCGTACCTCGACGGTGAGTGTCCGGACCGATCTCACCCCCGCCTGGACCGCCACCTCGGACAGCACCGTCCGGATCGTCACCGTCAAGTTCCTCGGCTTCGGCCGCAGCAGCTGCGGCTGA
- a CDS encoding arabinofuranosidase catalytic domain-containing protein — protein sequence MHTRPLTRRRRPIAAALGALALVTGGLFATTFGAGAASAATNGPCDTYGSAGTSCVAAYSSTRALFAAYNGPLYQVQRASDGATTNVGLLAAGGYANAAMQEAFCSGTTCTIPKIYDQTSNHNDLTVAGAGDAGPANHAADAAALPITVAGHKAYGVFMPQQVAYRISSTVAKGTARGASPESMYEVASGTNVNHGCCSDFGNVETLPQDTGKGHMDALNLSMLNGKGSAGRGPWVQADLENGVYEGKTAINTANTGNSSKFVTALLKNDGVANFALKGGDAQGGSLSKWYEGALPTDRDGDGQGYTPMKLEGSIVLGAGGDNSNRGTQSFFEGVMTTGYSTDAADSAVQANIVAQNYQGVSTGGGPGASITGPGGKCVDVAGDDTGGNTAVVQLYDCRALAADQHWLGNVYGTHTLSTLGRCLDANGNGTANGTHVELYDCNGVGGQQWIVQPDGSIKNPQSGRCLDVPSGNTANGTALQLYDCNGNAAQRFVAAVPIGTIGGKCVDVAGNDLQQNGQQVQVYDCQTLLTDEQTTDQQWAYDAGDHTIRTLGRCLDLDGNATANGTHLELYTCNGVGGQQWVPQANGSVLNPQSGRCLDVPSGNTANGTALQLYDCNGQAPQVFRFN from the coding sequence ATGCACACCAGACCACTCACGCGAAGGCGGCGTCCCATCGCCGCCGCGCTCGGCGCCCTCGCCCTCGTCACCGGCGGCCTGTTCGCCACGACGTTCGGTGCCGGCGCTGCCTCGGCAGCCACGAACGGCCCGTGCGACACGTACGGCAGTGCCGGCACGTCGTGCGTCGCCGCCTACAGCTCGACGCGCGCCCTCTTCGCCGCGTACAACGGCCCGCTCTACCAGGTGCAGCGCGCCTCGGACGGCGCGACCACGAACGTCGGGCTGCTCGCCGCGGGCGGGTACGCGAACGCCGCGATGCAGGAAGCGTTCTGCTCCGGCACCACCTGCACCATCCCGAAGATCTACGACCAGACGAGCAACCACAACGACCTGACGGTCGCCGGGGCGGGGGACGCGGGCCCGGCGAACCACGCCGCCGACGCCGCGGCGCTGCCGATCACGGTCGCCGGGCACAAGGCCTACGGCGTCTTCATGCCGCAGCAGGTCGCCTACCGCATCTCGAGCACGGTCGCGAAGGGCACCGCCCGCGGCGCCAGCCCGGAGTCGATGTACGAGGTCGCCAGCGGCACCAACGTCAACCACGGCTGCTGCTCGGACTTCGGCAACGTCGAGACCCTGCCGCAGGACACCGGCAAGGGGCACATGGACGCCCTGAACCTGTCGATGCTGAACGGCAAGGGCAGTGCGGGCCGCGGTCCGTGGGTGCAGGCCGACCTGGAGAACGGCGTCTACGAGGGGAAGACGGCGATCAACACGGCGAACACCGGCAACTCGAGCAAGTTCGTCACCGCGCTGCTCAAGAACGACGGCGTCGCGAACTTCGCGCTGAAGGGCGGGGACGCGCAGGGCGGCTCGTTGTCGAAGTGGTACGAGGGCGCGCTGCCCACGGACCGGGACGGCGACGGCCAGGGCTACACGCCGATGAAGCTCGAGGGCTCGATCGTGCTCGGTGCCGGCGGCGACAACTCGAACCGCGGCACGCAGTCGTTCTTCGAGGGCGTCATGACCACGGGGTACTCGACCGACGCCGCGGACAGCGCGGTGCAGGCGAACATCGTCGCGCAGAACTACCAGGGCGTGTCGACCGGCGGGGGACCCGGCGCGTCCATCACCGGCCCCGGCGGCAAGTGCGTCGACGTCGCCGGTGACGACACCGGTGGCAACACCGCGGTCGTGCAGCTGTACGACTGCCGGGCCCTGGCGGCGGACCAGCACTGGCTCGGCAACGTCTACGGCACCCACACGTTGAGCACGTTGGGGCGCTGCCTCGACGCGAACGGCAACGGGACCGCGAACGGCACCCACGTCGAGCTCTACGACTGCAACGGCGTCGGCGGGCAGCAGTGGATCGTGCAGCCGGACGGGTCGATCAAGAACCCGCAGTCCGGCCGGTGCCTCGACGTGCCGTCGGGCAACACCGCGAACGGCACGGCGCTGCAGCTCTACGACTGCAACGGCAACGCCGCGCAGAGGTTCGTCGCCGCGGTCCCCATCGGCACCATCGGCGGCAAGTGCGTCGACGTGGCGGGCAACGACCTGCAGCAGAACGGCCAGCAGGTGCAGGTGTACGACTGCCAGACCCTGTTGACCGACGAGCAGACGACCGACCAGCAGTGGGCGTACGACGCCGGTGACCACACCATCCGCACGCTCGGCCGGTGCCTGGACCTCGACGGCAACGCGACGGCGAACGGCACGCACCTGGAGCTGTACACGTGCAACGGCGTCGGCGGACAGCAGTGGGTGCCGCAGGCGAACGGGTCCGTGCTGAACCCGCAGTCCGGCCGGTGCCTCGACGTGCCGTCGGGCAACACCGCGAACGGCACCGCCCTGCAGCTGTACGACTGCAACGGGCAGGCGCCGCAGGTGTTCCGCTTCAACTGA